The genomic segment actgagtacaacttgagggttaagggccttgctcagggcaagcagcaatttggcagtggtggaccTTGAACCAtaaaccttctaattacaagtcaagtaccttaaccactgagctaccactgccaagaCCTAAACCAAGATTTCTAAATAAATGTCAGTAGCTTAATTTTGATCAGAAGTGATGTCCACGTAGACTCTAATGCGATTAACAAGAAAATGCCTGTAGATGAAAACACGGAGTGGAAACAAGACAACCGTAACGAACTCACATTCATCAGGCTAAGCTGGCGAATGATGTAGTCTGGGCAGTTCTCCTCGTGTTTGATCTTCACAACAAAATCATCAAAaatctctgtttccctctccaCGGATGGCCAGTACTGGGCACATTTGTTCTAAGAAGCAAAACATCATCGGTCAAACTTACGGAGCTTTTACATATTACGCATCGAGCCTTGTGTCTGAACAGATTATACAATGCTTTCCAAAGAAAATGGGTTTTGGTCTCTTTAGAACATAAACTTGAAATCTTTTACCTAATCTGTAATGTAAGATATAAAAGCTGCTCTTTGACAATGGAAAAAACTGATTTGGTGAGGTCAAACCctttatgaatgaataaaaacactGGCATGCAAACAAACTCATCCACCCACCTTGTTCCCTTCCTCGCAGCGGGTAACCATGACGATGATGGATGACTTTTGCTCCCAGACCATTCTCCAAAAATCTTCCACTGTCTCATCCTTTGGCCCTGAATGAAATCAGCATTACAATCAACATTAGCGATCAGGAAAGACTGCTAGTGTAGGCCTTAAAGATCAGAACAATAAGCTATGTGATTACCCTGGGCTGCTATGTATTTGTTGGGCTCCTTGTAACCCTGTACAAAGACATGTAACCAATTTGTAACTTTATAATATGAGGACAATGGGAATGGGTAAGTTAAATGTTACATTGTAACCTGCAGGCAAGGTTTCTGATGCACTACACGTACCTCAATAAAACTGGCATTAATGTAGTCATGTCTTCCTCCATTAGAGAGGGAAACACGATTGTAGTCATCTGAGAACACATGTAAGGGAACACTTTATTACTAATTGAATAATGATTGAAAACTGAACAAGAAACTAAATGTACAAACAATGGAGTTCAGACTGTATTTGGTCCATGTTTAACTCACAGGGAAGAATGTCCACATATCGATTCTTTGATTGGTTTTCTGATTTCTTGGCCTCTTTGACGGTGTAATTTGAGAAAATACGTGGAATGCTCTatgaagaaaaaacaagcaAGGCTTAACGGAAGCGAATCATCACATGTCTAGCCTCTCTGCCAACTCAGGCTTTGCTCTTTATTCTTGCCGAGGGAGCCGAGACACGCGTAGTGTGGAATGAAATCAGCGCGAGTCACCTGAAATTCCTCCATGAACAGGCGTCCCTCATCAGCGATCTTCTTCCTGTAAGTGTCTACCAGCGCATCGGCACTGATGGGCTCCACGTGGAGCAGGTTTTCTGGACAGGAAGAGAACTACATTAGCCCAAGACCTCCAGTCCCAAAAAATGGACACTTGCAGGTAAAGGGAACAATACCTTACCTTGAGGAAGAAGGTGATCCATCTCACATACTTCActgcagtaacaaaaaaaagcagaagacCAACTTGAGATTGGGTTAAAAATGGGTTAATTAAAAAAGTTAACCTACAATGTAGGCCAATATAGATGACAGCTCAGCAGTAGTGAGTGCTGACACAGACCTTGACCGCTTCCTCTGCAGAGCAAAGATTTTGTACATGACGAACAGGAGAGCAAGAGATGTAACAAAGATGAGGAAGCCCAGGAAGCCCAGAACAGCTTTATAATTGTCTGTCATTGAGAAACATATAGATATGTTTGTAAAGGAAAATTATGAGTTCTGAATTATTTCCTATAATATCTAGAACATCTTGACTAACACAAATTGGATTCAATTAAAACCTCTTACATTGAGTTGTATGTTGTGTACTTTGGACATCACTTTTATTTCCTTTGCCATTTTCAGCGTAGACCTGAAAGGAAAATATATAAgatgaaatgcaaatgcagtgatGCCCAAAGTTAGTATTAAGAAACTGCAAATGATGAGTCATAAATACCAGAAATGTATAAGTCGTTAAGTAATAGAGGTTCTCCAAAAGGAAGGAACAATTCTCTTCATTTGATGTATTTTGTTTGGTAGATTCCACCTTATTGCCATTTGTGAGGTTTAGATAGCACGTTCCATTTTTCCCATTCCATTTAACATGATATGTCACATAAAAGGCATTATGCTGAGGCATTACAAAATTCTTCTCAGAGATTTCAGGTTCTATAAAGGCAAAATGAGAGGCATACAAAATGAGaggcatacacatacaaactcaaGTGTCTAGTATCTCAGTCACTTGCAAAAGAATACTAAGCATTTTGGAACGTGGATTCCCAATGTTTGCAGTATCATTCTGAGGATCACACTGGGAGTAACCGAAATTGACCCCATCTTTATAACTCCTTGTGAAATCTCATTATCTTGCAATATCGTGAAACATATTGTGAACCACCCTGCGCACAGACACCACATGTTGACATATAGCTAATGCCACATCATTTCAAAACATGTATTGTATTCATCATAAAAGTATTTGTGTTGTATGCACCAAATAAGACTGATTTGAGGGCATTTAACCTAAATAGGAGCAATTAGATCAGCTTGCCAGGAAATATGTATCCATTTTGCATCTGATCTAGGTCCAAGTGGAGCTCATGGGTTCTTTAGCAGGTTTTTAGAAGGAAGAACCACAGAGCTACCAGCTCTCCATTCATTCTGTTACTTATAGTTATGTTTGCATAAACAGTCCTCTGTGCTGAGAACCCTGTCACTGGGACAAGCTTTACTGGCCAGAGAGGACCGGTGGGGGTGAAGTCAGTACGTGAgtaagggagagggggggggagggataAGGAGCAAAGTGGTACATTGTCTGCTAGTCTACATCTCTTCTCACcagatgcacaaacatacagtgAGGTGTACAGCTTGGCCCAGATGATCAGGCCAAGACTAAGGCAGAATCATTCGAATTCATCTGTCAGCATTGCTGGATAGTGGCATGGAGAGTGTTTCATGAAGGATCTGGATTATAATAGTATCAAATTTCCAAAAATATTGTTCTAAAGGTCTAAAGCATTTAATCATTGCAAATTCTTTACATGTCATACTTACTTCCAGACAGTGTTTCAACAGCCATTGTTATACTGTGgacatttttgctgttgttaTAGTCAACACGAATTGTACATGTATAATGGCTATCAAATTCCAATGCAGGCACATTACAGGAATTCGGATTTTGGTTCCAAATGCATGAATCTGTTTTTTCTGAAAGAACAAAGAGCACTCGCATCTTAACTCACAAAAAGATGACAAAACTCTTAATAATGAATATGGGCAGAATACACAATGCAAAGAATACTCTCTCAAGTTTTAGTTTCcattccatatatatatatataatagaaactagaaatgactgaaaataaattctgatgtaaaaagagaaatgttttaaaagattcTTATATGAAAGAATGTTATAGAAAAGAATTATGTCTTACCTTGTTTACTCTCACATGTGACATTATAGGTAACCTTTTGCTCATCACAGTTTGGGCTTGTTAAACTCCATGATGCCATAATGCTATTAGTACTTGCCTCGAGCTTAGGTTCACTACTATTTTTCCACtctatatgaaaataaatttagCAGATGAACatttaagtgttttattttcactccATGTCCAAATTAAATAATAAGGTAAAGTGATGTGAACATTTCCATTTTCTCACTATTGATGGCATTTTTGAGGACAATTTGCACAAAACTAATTCAAAATGAGCTAATTTTTAGATATAATGATTTGACAGGTGAATTACATCTCTTTGGAGCAGTATTGCTTTATTAATTCTTTCGACAAAGCATCAGTACTGTACTgaaaaaaaggctaaaaatatttttgctccagtactgacagacagaaatggctttttatttgtttcaaatgAATCTGATAGTGTACTCAACCTCTTTAAAGGGACAGTCTGGATTGTTAGTCAGAGTGTTGAAGTGCTTGAGCAGTCAGTATAACCACTAGGCCACTTTCAAGTGTGTGCAGTCTAACTTTGGCTATCAGAACAACAGTCCatggttaaaagaaaaaagatgatttTTGATATAAACCAAAAATGGGTCACAGAGTCAACTTCTTTGGTGCTGGTAAATTTTGGTATTGCTGTGTTCTCTGAAGTTTGGTATTGTTGTGTCCTCCAATCTTTTTAGAACTCATCAGTGCCTGCTGGTTAAGTAACAGGAATACTGTAATGATAGTggcgctatatatatatatatatatatatatatatatatatatatatatatatatatatatatatatatatatagatagatagatagatagatagatagatagatagatagatagatagatagatagatagatagatagatagatagatagatagataagtGCTCTTGCTTATGTACAGATAGCTAAGATATCTAAAATCTGAAATTGCATACTATCCTATGATATACTCTGATATACTCTATATAATCCCTGAAGTACACCAATATGAAGTCTGTGGAGAAATGACATACTAATGAAACACTAAAAGGTTATGACATGCTCATATGATGGTAAAGGTGTTGAATAACTTACCAAACATTAGCtagcacattttaaacatgaattaaattaaactgCTACATGTAGAGtgaatatgtaattaaaagaaagagctgatgtgtgttttgattaCGGCCACTGATAGCCCCAGTTCCTTTCTGTGGTGCGAGACGGGATTTTAAAATAGTGTGACAAATGTCCTCTACAGTAATATAAAGCCTTAAAATACAAAAGTTAGACTCAGAATCATGcaacaaatgtgcatttttgaACTGACTTATTCAACTTTTAAAACTAAACACCAAAAAGACATTTTGGCACAATTTGAAATGAGCCCTAAATGAGTCAAAtgtgctcagtggttaaggtatttgacttgtaattagaaggtttatggttcaagccctgccactgttgggcccctgagcaaggcccttaaccctcaagttgtactcagtcataattgtaagttgctttggataaaagtgccagtTAAGTTCTGTAAATGTAAGCAGTACATGCTGCAATGGAGTTTATATATAGATGTGGGTAAAAACATCATTGAATATGTcattaaatgcataattaataacCGCATGGCTGCAGTTACTGTGGCTAAAAGTAACAtaacaagcttttaaaaactgaattttgtaaTTGGTTTTGTCCTGAACCTTCTCTGGTAACATTCTCTTTGAGGAATAAACCACAAACTGAAAGAGGAAGATAGGTCATGTGACCAATGGATGAAACATGgatttgtaattatttagaACATTATAAACACAGAATATTTTCCAAAAACGggatgaaatatatatatttttaaaaacaactgtaTCAGTACTTCGAATGCAGAGGCCGATATTTACATTGTGTGGGGACCCATGTGTTATGCATATATACGCTGTTAACTGAAAATGGACAATATGATGGTTTATGTGCCCAAAATAAAGTAAGACATGTAAAAGAAAGGTTTATAAATAGCTGTTTTGCTTACATTTTGACTACGACAAGGAATGGTAATAAGAATTCAAAAGGCAACACAGTGGGAACCACTACTAATAGTAAAAAGCGAATCAAATCACTGTTAATTCAATAAATAAGTAGAAGGTGAGGTTTAATTGGGTCTTTAGATCTGTGCAACACAAACTGATATTTAATACTCTGACCTCCAGCTCGGAGGTACCACTCTACAAGATGCTAGTGTAATACAGTAAAGTTACTGGAAGCAGGGCTGGGGGTAGTTTCTGGTTTGAACCAGTGCTAATGACAGTTAATATCTAAAATCACAAATCACAATTTGCTTAAAGCACCTGAGATCAATTTAAACATAAGGAGGAAAAGTGTCATCATGTCTAGGATTCTGCGTGCTAgcaaaaatgtcaaactgtTTTTTAGAGTCTGATACTAATTATCAACTTACCACATTCAAAGTAAACTGGAAATGTCTCAGGGGCAAAGAAAGCGTATGTGGCATTACAAGAGTAATTATGGTAAGGTTCCAGTTTAAcatgttcattttctttatatggtcttgctgaaaaaaaaaattataattgaCATATTATTATGTTAGATGATTTTAACAatttgtgaaacaaacaaaacaagcagcacCTCCTATGCATTTTATGCACAACAGTTCTAATGCTCACCAATGGAGTCGCAGCTGAATGTAACATCTCCAGCGCATGTTTCATTTCTATTTGTCCAATAGAATTCGCTGCTGACATTTTTGGTAAAATTGAAAGTAGGTTTATCTGTAACGAACACATTCAGGAAAACCAATGAGATTCtgaatcattttttaaagatcatATTACACATACTGTGAgcacacaaatattttgaagattttatatttctaaatggaaatgagacagagagacatattctaaagaaagactgcattattattataatacaggACTCTCTTTTCTCAAAACATGACATCATATTCCACTTAGTTtcaattatcattattatattcaatttaacattattattcatttgtatgtttgttattttatttaccaGAAATGGTTTGATATCTCAGACGTCAGTACACAATTGTTTATATGAGTTACTAATACAAATTGTGTggataatattttatttaatcactgtaATAAATATTGAATGTCTGCTTTAATTACTTACCCCAGTAAGTAACATTTGACGAAATTATGTTCTTCTTGAGTGTACAGGTATGGTTTAAACTGACATTATAATATTGGCAAGGCTCCAATTTCTCAAGTGGTATCTCGAAAATACTCTCAGTCATGTTTATCGTTGCACTGGTTATCGTTTTATTGGAAGCGTTATTCTTGAGTATCATAAAGTAGGGTTTACTGGggcaattatttttattaaactcTTCAAACGTCACTAGCAATGCATGTTtactttctattttttttactgttacaGAGGATTCACCTGCAAAGACATTTGTTACACATTTGTTATGGTGTACAcacctgaaaacaaaaaaatataatgaaccTGGGacaaatgtatcaaaacaaGATTACATGTGTTACATGCTGTGGTACATGCTGTGTTACAttatgctgtgttacttttaaaCATGATGGACACTTACATGTGGAGCAAGAACCTGTTGAGGCaaaagattacattttaaaccacGTCAATAAAATGTTCTGAAACAAAAGCACTGTTTGCATATGAACTGAACAAACCCGTGACACATTTGACACTATTACCTGCTTCagtggatgtgagtgtgggtgaggcTGTGCTAAGACTCGATGAGTCAGAGGTGAATGTGGGTGAGGCCTCTGAAAATAACCAATATTACCAACAGGTTGTAAAGTGTATAACAAAGTTGCCAGCACTACAATACACACATAACATCTCCTATAGTAGCTCTGATCATAAAGGACATCTGCATGAGGTACATCTGGGTTAAATCAAGTGAAGGCTTTGTACAGggataaaacagaaacaaatctgTGACTAATGACACCTCTGTTACCTGTTGTGGTGGACATGCGTGGGGGTAAGATTGTGTTAATGGAGGATGCTGTGTGCGAAGCGTCAGTGGTGTCTGTGATAATGAGTCCTGCAGATTTTCAACATTATGAACAGGTTGTAAAGTGAGACAAAGTTACCAGTACTACAATGTCAGTAATGAATACATGTTATGATTTGTGCATAAAGGTTTAGTTCACTGAGGTGCTGCTGGATAATTTGCTGCTGGATAATTTGTCCAAAATATTCTACCAAAAGCACATTTGCCTTTACTCTGCAGACACCCAGCTTGTCAGAAACCAACTAATCTcacacaatacagacaaaatGGATTCGATAAATATGCTTGTTACTCACGTGATGAATTTTCCGTGCTATGGTCTCCTGTGAAAAGAGTAATTTAAACAGGATATTGAAAAAAGAAGCAACAAAATACAAGGAAAATGAAGCACTGAAAATTCCAGAATGACATACACAACCTGgaagcaattttttaaaaacttgccAAAGTAAGTGATCGATTTGGATTCAAAAGCCTTTTGTATAGAGGATCAGCCTTTTGTATAGAGgatgtaaataattttgactCAAGAATAGTACATGGATGCAACACATCTGACGTTTGTGGAGATCCTTGCCCATAGGAACATttgctgttgttggtgtttgcagTGATTGTGAGGTTTTAGGTGAAAGAAAGGGTGTGGTGGTCTGGTTTGCTGCTTCAACAATGGACACaactgtgtgttgttgtgagGTGGTTGGAGGAAAGCTGTTTGTATTGTTGTCTATGATCAGAGGAATGATGGTAAATTAATCTTGTAGCTCATATTCTACTAATCTACATCCAGGAAAAATAGGAAATAGTGATAATCCTTAGAAAATCTTTCACCAGAAACACcacattatataaatgtattagtaTTCAGACAAAACAGATCTGCTGTGGCAAAGCCCATTTGGACTGATCTGTGTATGTGCGAAACACATGAGGATGAGAGAGTGTAGTCTAATCCAATGTGTCCAGAAAGAGGTTATGATCACACTTTCATCATGTAAATCATTCTGCAGTATAAGAGATCATTACAGGTTCCAGCAGTGGTTGTGGTTAATTGTTGGTGTTGTTAATATGAGTATgtcaatatatttaaaattatacacTATTTAgacctgtctgtgtctgtctctgcgtgtgcgtgtgtgtgtgtatgtgtgtgtgtgtgtgtcatgtaggCTACACAGAATGTTCATTATAATACACTAGTgcaaatttaattttatgttacACATAGATTTTAGTTGGTACTGACATGAATTAATTTGAGGAAGAGAAAGGTGCTAGCATCATCAGTGGGATTCTGGGTTCAATCCTCATGGAGCACACGTACAATGCTACTGAAAACAATGTTTGTTGCTCTAGATAGGAGGATGTGACAACTGCCATAAATGGACTCGAGGCATAAATACTCTAAAACGTTTGATCTGGAATACTTGGATTAATCTGAATAAGCCTAATCACTCTTTCACAAGTCAGTCATCATATCCAGATAACATTTACTTGTCTTCAAACATGTCAGGCTCTTTATAATAGTCTATAAGTCTAAGCTTTTAAATAGTCTATAGCCTAATAATCTGTTTCCAGAAACAGGGTATAATATCTAGCTACAACAGTGATCAATGAGAGTCTGGACCTACAGGCAGGTCTGTGGAATATCACTGCCAACAATAAGAGATCATTACCTGATCCagcagtggttgtgtgtgaataGTGATGTtgatgtgaggaggtgtgtggacGAGAGgctcttttattttctgtggcTAAAAGAAGCAAGAGATCTCACacttgtaaaaatgtaaaatggctATCATTCTGGCTACAGAAGGGCAATACTTGTAGtttggaataaaataaaaacatttggcaTATGTGGACCATTACTGGTGGAACCACTGGGGATGGAGGGGAAGGTGTAACGGCTTTCGTGTATAAATAGCGGATACAAATGTGAGCTGTTGTGAGTTGATGAGTGGAAGAAGGCTGTTTGAATTACTGTCTACGGTGAGAAGAATCATGGAATTAGTCTTGCAGCTCAATGAAAGAGAAAATACTATAAAGaagtaatgaaattaaaatgtaaaaaaaaaaaaatcagttagTACAAAAATCTGTATGATACTGTATTATATAACACATCATACCATAATGCCTGGATGTGGAGCATACACAACTTATAGGAGGAGAAATGTCTCTAGATTTTGTAGATTAATACAAATTGAGCCCAAACCAAAGTTTTGAATTGTGATGAGTTTTTGACTAGAGGTGGGAGTTTGAGGAGTGCAGGAGTGATTAAGAGTGTAAGGAATGATGAGTGGAGGCAGGGTTACCTGGACTGGTACTGAGACTGTTGAATGAGGTTGGCTGTGTGGAAGTAGAGGCCATCTTTGAGTCGCTATCTGTATGACAAGATCATGAGCATAACAGAGTCCAACATTACCAATTTAATCAGcagctttttacttttttattactATTCAGACAAAACAGATCTGCTGTGGCAAACCCCATTTGTACTGATCTGTGTACATGCGAAACACATGTGGATGAGAGCCTGTAGTCTAATAATCTGTGTCCAGAAAGAGGTTATGATCACAATTTCATTATGTAAATCATTACCTGTTCCAGCAGTGGTTGTGGGAAATTGTTGGTGTTgatgtgagggggtgtgtggaggaAAGGATGTGCTCATATTTATGGCTACAAGAAGTGAGAGTATGTTAATATATTCTAAATTAATACCATAATAATATCATATAGGCTACACATATTCTTTATAATACACTAATACAAAATGTACTTTATGTTACTCTTACTAATTTTTGGTTGGTATTGACATCAGTTAATCTGAGGAAGAATGTTCTTACTCTCTGTGCAGGACATTTGTACAGCAATGTGCAAGTAACAGCAGTGGGGACATGAGATCAGTTCCCAAGGAGCACACGTACGGTGATATTAAAAAGAATGTTCATGACTCTAGATAAGAGAATGTG from the Electrophorus electricus isolate fEleEle1 chromosome 26, fEleEle1.pri, whole genome shotgun sequence genome contains:
- the ptprc gene encoding receptor-type tyrosine-protein phosphatase C isoform X14, whose product is MAKFLGLMFLVLTGLAICILSAAGNNSNNSIMTTSTQPASFNTLSTSQDSNSKMASTSTQPTSFNTLSTSQDSDSKMASTSTQPTSFNSLSTSPGDHSTENSSRLIITDTTDASHTASSINTILPPRMSTTTEASPTFTSDSSSLSTASPTLTSTEAGSCSTCESSVTVKKIESKHALLVTFEEFNKNNCPSKPYFMILKNNASNKTITSATINMTESIFEIPLEKLEPCQYYNVSLNHTCTLKKNIISSNVTYWDKPTFNFTKNVSSEFYWTNRNETCAGDVTFSCDSIARPYKENEHVKLEPYHNYSCNATYAFFAPETFPVYFECEWKNSSEPKLEASTNSIMASWSLTSPNCDEQKVTYNVTCESKQEKTDSCIWNQNPNSCNVPALEFDSHYTCTIRVDYNNSKNVHSITMAVETLSGKPEISEKNFVMPQHNAFYVTYHVKWNGKNGTCYLNLTNGNKVESTKQNTSNEENCSFLLENLYYLTTYTFLVYAENGKGNKSDVQSTQHTTQYNYKAVLGFLGFLIFVTSLALLFVMYKIFALQRKRSSEVCEMDHLLPQENLLHVEPISADALVDTYRKKIADEGRLFMEEFQSIPRIFSNYTVKEAKKSENQSKNRYVDILPYDYNRVSLSNGGRHDYINASFIEGYKEPNKYIAAQGPKDETVEDFWRMVWEQKSSIIVMVTRCEEGNKNKCAQYWPSVERETEIFDDFVVKIKHEENCPDYIIRQLSLMNRKEKAAERDVTHIQFMSWPDHGVPGDPGLLLKLRRRVNSFKNIFSGPIVVHCSAGVGRTGTYIGIDAMIESLEAEGRMDIYGYVAKLRRQRCLMVQVESQYVLIHTALIEYNQFGETEISLMDFHSTVNTLKQREGNEPSLLELEYQKLPKFKNWRLSNLAATEENKKKNRSSIVPYDFNRVLVKLEEEEGHNSDAEDEEDYSSDEDDETSTKYINASYVNGYWSPKSLITAQGPLDSTVEDFLQMLFQKQVPAVIMLSDCMENGKEFCAQYWAEEKKVFGEMEVEVKETESTPTYIRRRLQIQSTKVKESVTSEQYHFLKWAGHELPANPLDLIDMMKSIRQNVGHGNSRDNISSPIVVHCNDGSSRSGIFCALWKLLDSADTERLVDIFQVAKGLRKERLGMFTSLEQYQFLYEALQAAFPVQNGEVKKAAASPDSVQVINEASGTTSADQVEAANSQAPENQAIAPPENQAVENPNAATASPSPQEGTCESSCVPEKAPSETTTNGPTVTVEV
- the ptprc gene encoding receptor-type tyrosine-protein phosphatase C isoform X15, yielding MAKFLGLMFLVLTGLAICILSAAGNNSNNSIMTTSTQPASFNTLSTSQDSDSKMASTSTQPTSFNSLSTSPGDHSTENSSRLIITDTTDASHTASSINTILPPRMSTTTEASPTFTSDSSSLSTASPTLTSTEAGSCSTCESSVTVKKIESKHALLVTFEEFNKNNCPSKPYFMILKNNASNKTITSATINMTESIFEIPLEKLEPCQYYNVSLNHTCTLKKNIISSNVTYWDKPTFNFTKNVSSEFYWTNRNETCAGDVTFSCDSIARPYKENEHVKLEPYHNYSCNATYAFFAPETFPVYFECEWKNSSEPKLEASTNSIMASWSLTSPNCDEQKVTYNVTCESKQEKTDSCIWNQNPNSCNVPALEFDSHYTCTIRVDYNNSKNVHSITMAVETLSGKPEISEKNFVMPQHNAFYVTYHVKWNGKNGTCYLNLTNGNKVESTKQNTSNEENCSFLLENLYYLTTYTFLVYAENGKGNKSDVQSTQHTTQYNYKAVLGFLGFLIFVTSLALLFVMYKIFALQRKRSSEVCEMDHLLPQENLLHVEPISADALVDTYRKKIADEGRLFMEEFQSIPRIFSNYTVKEAKKSENQSKNRYVDILPYDYNRVSLSNGGRHDYINASFIEGYKEPNKYIAAQGPKDETVEDFWRMVWEQKSSIIVMVTRCEEGNKNKCAQYWPSVERETEIFDDFVVKIKHEENCPDYIIRQLSLMNRKEKAAERDVTHIQFMSWPDHGVPGDPGLLLKLRRRVNSFKNIFSGPIVVHCSAGVGRTGTYIGIDAMIESLEAEGRMDIYGYVAKLRRQRCLMVQVESQYVLIHTALIEYNQFGETEISLMDFHSTVNTLKQREGNEPSLLELEYQKLPKFKNWRLSNLAATEENKKKNRSSIVPYDFNRVLVKLEEEEGHNSDAEDEEDYSSDEDDETSTKYINASYVNGYWSPKSLITAQGPLDSTVEDFLQMLFQKQVPAVIMLSDCMENGKEFCAQYWAEEKKVFGEMEVEVKETESTPTYIRRRLQIQSTKVKESVTSEQYHFLKWAGHELPANPLDLIDMMKSIRQNVGHGNSRDNISSPIVVHCNDGSSRSGIFCALWKLLDSADTERLVDIFQVAKGLRKERLGMFTSLEQYQFLYEALQAAFPVQNGEVKKAAASPDSVQVINEASGTTSADQVEAANSQAPENQAIAPPENQAVENPNAATASPSPQEGTCESSCVPEKAPSETTTNGPTVTVEV
- the ptprc gene encoding receptor-type tyrosine-protein phosphatase C isoform X18 produces the protein MAKFLGLMFLVLTGLAICILSAAGDHSTENSSRLIITDTTDASHTASSINTILPPRMSTTTEASPTFTSDSSSLSTASPTLTSTEAGSCSTCESSVTVKKIESKHALLVTFEEFNKNNCPSKPYFMILKNNASNKTITSATINMTESIFEIPLEKLEPCQYYNVSLNHTCTLKKNIISSNVTYWDKPTFNFTKNVSSEFYWTNRNETCAGDVTFSCDSIARPYKENEHVKLEPYHNYSCNATYAFFAPETFPVYFECEWKNSSEPKLEASTNSIMASWSLTSPNCDEQKVTYNVTCESKQEKTDSCIWNQNPNSCNVPALEFDSHYTCTIRVDYNNSKNVHSITMAVETLSGKPEISEKNFVMPQHNAFYVTYHVKWNGKNGTCYLNLTNGNKVESTKQNTSNEENCSFLLENLYYLTTYTFLVYAENGKGNKSDVQSTQHTTQYNYKAVLGFLGFLIFVTSLALLFVMYKIFALQRKRSSEVCEMDHLLPQENLLHVEPISADALVDTYRKKIADEGRLFMEEFQSIPRIFSNYTVKEAKKSENQSKNRYVDILPYDYNRVSLSNGGRHDYINASFIEGYKEPNKYIAAQGPKDETVEDFWRMVWEQKSSIIVMVTRCEEGNKNKCAQYWPSVERETEIFDDFVVKIKHEENCPDYIIRQLSLMNRKEKAAERDVTHIQFMSWPDHGVPGDPGLLLKLRRRVNSFKNIFSGPIVVHCSAGVGRTGTYIGIDAMIESLEAEGRMDIYGYVAKLRRQRCLMVQVESQYVLIHTALIEYNQFGETEISLMDFHSTVNTLKQREGNEPSLLELEYQKLPKFKNWRLSNLAATEENKKKNRSSIVPYDFNRVLVKLEEEEGHNSDAEDEEDYSSDEDDETSTKYINASYVNGYWSPKSLITAQGPLDSTVEDFLQMLFQKQVPAVIMLSDCMENGKEFCAQYWAEEKKVFGEMEVEVKETESTPTYIRRRLQIQSTKVKESVTSEQYHFLKWAGHELPANPLDLIDMMKSIRQNVGHGNSRDNISSPIVVHCNDGSSRSGIFCALWKLLDSADTERLVDIFQVAKGLRKERLGMFTSLEQYQFLYEALQAAFPVQNGEVKKAAASPDSVQVINEASGTTSADQVEAANSQAPENQAIAPPENQAVENPNAATASPSPQEGTCESSCVPEKAPSETTTNGPTVTVEV